The Streptococcus equi subsp. equi nucleotide sequence TATGAAATAAGAAAAGCATATGAGTTAAATAAAGGTATTGTGGGAATTTATATTCACAAGTTGGAGAATTCACTGGGAGAGCAAGATGATAAGGGTAATAATCCTTTTGATTATTTAACATTAGAAGGTGAAAAACTTTCAAAGTATGTTAAATGTTTTGACTCCAACTATTCATCAAGTAAATATGTTTATAGCGATATTAAAGATAATATTGAAGGTTTAATTGAGTATGGAATAAACCATAAACCATCAACTTGGTAATAAATGATG carries:
- a CDS encoding MTH538 TIR-like domain (DUF1863) encodes the protein MAKRQVFFSFHYDNDNWRAGQVRNMGKVDSSSTFSDNDWEEVKEKTESKIKEWIDEQLNKRSCLVVLIGEKTANRKWINYEIRKAYELNKGIVGIYIHKLENSLGEQDDKGNNPFDYLTLEGEKLSKYVKCFDSNYSSSKYVYSDIKDNIEGLIEYGINHKPSTW